ATAATTCATCTCTACCAAGACCCACCAGCTCCGCCGCCGCCACCAAAACCACCGCCAAAGCCGCCACCTCCAAAGCCTCCAAAACCAGAGCTTGATGATGAGTGATGGCTAGAACCAAGTAACAAAGAACCCAAAAGCGTATTTCTTGTGCTTTGACGCGAAGTACCAAGTCGGAACAAGAATCCAAATATCCATAGCAATATCACTAAAGCAACTACGTAATCTCTCCATGTTGTTTTCTTACTAGCAATCCGAGGATTTTCCAGCGCAAGCGCTGGAACAACCCCATCATTCAAAAGCCGAATAATAGAATCTGTAGCCTGATTCAAACCATCAAAGATTCTCCCCACGACAAAAGCTGGCTTAATTTCTTGCTCTATAATTCGCTTGGCAAGAGCGTCTGTGACCTTAGACTCTGCTCCATAGCCTGTTGAGATGTATATCTGTCTTCCTGGACCAGACTGAGTAGGCTTGATAGTAATCAAAACTCCATTGTCTCTACCAGCTTGACCAATTTGCCAATGATTAAATAGAGCCGTTGAAAACTCATTGGCCTCTAAACCATAAAAATCATCAACAATCGCTATTGCCATTTCACCATTGCCAGTAGCAATTAGTGAGGCGATCTTGGCGTGCAAATAAGCTCTTTCTTGCTCAGAAATGAAGCGAGGAAACTCAATAGAGAAATTGTTGACATAAGAAGAATGATTAAATGCTTTGATAAATTCAGGAGTCTCTGCTCTCAGACCCTGAACAATAAAGACAAACAATAAAACTAATAGACTCTTTTTCACCACTTACCTCCCGCTCCGCCGCCACCGGAAGTACCGCCACCTTTGCCAGCAAAACCTCCAAGCAAGCGCGTTCCCATCAGTAGCCACCAGATCACTTTGAGTGAGTTAAAGTTTTCGGAATAGAATTTTTGGTAAGAGCTTTGTTTAGACTTGGCGTGAGACTTAAACAATACACCACCATTGCTGATAAAAGCAAAAGCCATTCTTGCAAATATAATCATAAAGAGACAAAACACCGTTCCTAGATTAATTAGACTTCGTGTTTCATAACCTGGAAACAGCTTGACATTAGATCTAGAGTTTTCATCATTTATATTCATCGCTATAAAACTCGTTGCAAGCTCCTGACCAGCAAGCTGGGTGACAGTATAATTAATAGCCTGATTAAAAGCCTTGAAACTATTGCCATCTTGCATAATCGAATCGCGCAATAAAGTATAGAGAATATATTTCTCTTGGTCATAATCAATAATCTTTTGCAGATCACTACCGACAACAAGGCTTATATCAATCTCATCAACACTTTGGATCTTGTCAACGACAAAGATAAAGACTTTTTTGTCACGGCTACTAATCCCAAGCTTCTTATAAATTAATTCCTGATTCTCTTTGTCAGAGAAATTCTTTTCAGTAACAACCATAGCCATAGTGCCAAATCCAAGATTGTTGAATTTATTCAACTTGCGTGCAAGATGAGCATCCCCTACAGGACTAGTAAAAGACTGGTAAATATCCGTATCATTATAAAAGAAAGGATGCGGATTTACTATTTTGTGAGCATAGTCAACAACTTTGTAATTGAGCAGCGCGCCACCACCAAATAGAACCATGAGCAAAGCTGAGTAAATCAATGCAATGATGACCCAGTGAAGTTCACGTCCCAAATTAGACTCAGCCAAAACTAATCTCATTCTCTATTTCATTTAGAGAACCCTTTTGCTCATAAGGAAAGTATTCCTGCAATTTCTCGCCAGCCAAATTAATAACTTCAATCAAACCAGTGGTATATTGACCCTGCTTAAAATGCTTCAAAAGCAAAGCAGCCTCATTATCCCAAAAGTCATCCGCTACTTTGTCATTAATACCCTTGTCGCCCCAAATTGCAAATTTGTGATCGTCGAGTGCGATATAAAACAAAACAGCATTGCGAAATTTGGTTTTGTGTAAAGCTCTTGCCTTGAAGACTTGCTTGGCTTGTTCTAGAGGATCGCCACTACAGCACTGATCTACATGGACACAGATCTCACCAGATGTGTTTTTTTCTGCTGCTGCAACTGCATCAGTGATCGCTTTGATTTCATCCTGCGAAAAGAATTCTTGCGGGCTAGTCACTTAAAACTCTACCTTTGGAGCAGTATTGCTGCCTTCTTCAGCTTCAAAGTATGGTTTCTTGTCAAAGCCAAAGAGCTTTGCAAATAAATTATTAGGGAAGGTCTGCAAGTCTGTATTGTAAGATCTCGCAACATCATTAAAACTCTTACGTTCAAAAGCGATTCTATTTTCAGTTCCCTCAAGTTGTGATTGAAGCTCCAAAAAGTTTTGGTTAGCTTTAAGATCAGGATATTTTTCCATTACCAACATTAAGCGTGAAAGAGCCCCAGACAAAGCACCTTGACTAGATTGAAAACTCGCTAGCTGCTCTTGACTCATATTGCCAAAATCAACCTTGGTTAAATTGCTTCTCGCTTGAATCACAGCTTCAAGTGTTTCTTTCTCGTGACTAGCATAGCCCTTAACAGTGCTCACCAAATTAGGAATTAAATCAGCACGTCTTTGATATACGTTCTCTACTTGAGCCCACTGCGCATCAACAGTCTCTCGTTTTGAAACAAGATTGTTGTAAGGGCTCGCTAAAGCAGCAAACAAAACAACAACGATACCGATAACTATAGCGATTTTTTTCATACCGTTAATTATACCTTATTTGAGTCCTCGAATGGCCTTCACAAATATCCCTTCAATCACAAGCGGCATCCTCGATATAGTATAGAAATTCACAGCAAAAAACATCACAAAGAATAGACCCAAAATCATCAAAACCAAGCCACTATCTGGCAACAAATAACGATCTGGGATTATGGTAATAAAATATGACAAAGCAATGATTCCAGCATTTATTAAAAGCGCAAACTTATGATCAAATCTCATGTTAAAGGGTACCGGAAAAAATAGAATAAAAGCAAAAATATAAATCGCTTTGATCTCAACTGGCATCATGGTATTAAGAACAGGCAAAATCGCAAAATCCGTAAGCAGTGCAAGCAAGCCAACCGGAAACACAGAATAATAAACTAACATCCTCAACATCTTGCCAAAATCATCCTTGATTCTCACCATCTCATACCAAAGCTCCATCTCCCCGCCAAAAGCTCTATCCTTGAGTTTGATTTTGAAATAATAATCGCGAGCAAAAGTAGACAAAGCAATATCAGTACAAGTACTTCTAAAAAACCATTGAGGTAAATCAAAACCAGTCCTAGCCAGCAAATTAGTGCCTGGAGATTGTTGCATAATTAAATAGTTCAAATATGGCAAAGCAGAGTACATACCTACTCGCTGCGGTGCCACCAAAGATACAAACGCCTCATCCACATGGACATCTCCAATAAAAATATTATTGCCAAACTTATTATGCTCAAGTTGCAGCTCTCCAATCGCATCAAAATTGATTTCTGGATTATTAACTGGATAATCAAAAACTATTGATTTTAAACTCTCTCTAAAGTCATGTACATTTGTTTTTAAATAAATACAATTCTTGCTCACTTTGCACTCAAGCCACAGGCTTCAATCACCCTATCCAAATCCTCATAACTATGAGCCCCAGACACAAAACCAGCTTCAAAAGCTGAAGGCGCGAAGTAAACTCTTTGCTCAAGCATAGATAGATAGAACTTCTTAAACCGATCAAGATCAACAGCAGCAGTATCAGCGAAATTAAAGATAGGCTCAGAGCTAAACGCAAAACCAAACATTCCACCACAGACAGTAGTCTGCAAAGGCGCGTCAATAACACGTTTCATGCCATCTACCAAATAACGAGCTTTGCGTTCAAGTTCATCATAAAAACCTGGAGATTGAATTTTGCGCAGGCAAGCTAAACCTGCTGACATCGCAAGTGGATTACCAGAAAGAGTTCCAGCTTGATACATTGGTCCGGCTGGAGCAACCATCTCCATGATCTCACGGCGACCACCATAAGCACCGACAGGAAGCCCTCCACCAATGACTTTGCCAAGAGTAGTCAAATCAGGCATGACGTTAAATCTCTCTTGCGCGCCACCAAGTGCTACGCGAAATCCAGTCATCACCTCATCAAAAATCAATAGTGCATTATTTGCTATTGTAATCTCACGCAAAAATTCTAAGTAACCAGGCTTAGGCAAAATACAACCAGCATTGCCCATCACCGGTTCCAAAATCACAGCAGAGATTTGCCCCTTATATTTTTCAAAAATCTCCATAACCGCTTCTGGGCTATTGTAATCAGCAAGGATAGTATCCTGAGTAGCGTTTTTAGTTACTCCAGGACTATCAGGCAAGCCGAGTGTCGCAACACCCGAACCTGCTTGCACCA
This window of the Cyanobacteriota bacterium genome carries:
- a CDS encoding TPM domain-containing protein, coding for MKKSLLVLLFVFIVQGLRAETPEFIKAFNHSSYVNNFSIEFPRFISEQERAYLHAKIASLIATGNGEMAIAIVDDFYGLEANEFSTALFNHWQIGQAGRDNGVLITIKPTQSGPGRQIYISTGYGAESKVTDALAKRIIEQEIKPAFVVGRIFDGLNQATDSIIRLLNDGVVPALALENPRIASKKTTWRDYVVALVILLWIFGFLFRLGTSRQSTRNTLLGSLLLGSSHHSSSSSGFGGFGGGGFGGGFGGGGGAGGSW
- a CDS encoding TPM domain-containing protein, with amino-acid sequence MTSPQEFFSQDEIKAITDAVAAAEKNTSGEICVHVDQCCSGDPLEQAKQVFKARALHKTKFRNAVLFYIALDDHKFAIWGDKGINDKVADDFWDNEAALLLKHFKQGQYTTGLIEVINLAGEKLQEYFPYEQKGSLNEIENEISFG
- a CDS encoding LemA family protein, which translates into the protein MKKIAIVIGIVVVLFAALASPYNNLVSKRETVDAQWAQVENVYQRRADLIPNLVSTVKGYASHEKETLEAVIQARSNLTKVDFGNMSQEQLASFQSSQGALSGALSRLMLVMEKYPDLKANQNFLELQSQLEGTENRIAFERKSFNDVARSYNTDLQTFPNNLFAKLFGFDKKPYFEAEEGSNTAPKVEF
- the hemL gene encoding glutamate-1-semialdehyde 2,1-aminomutase, whose translation is MLTKLNRTISQKLFADAVQLMPGGVNSPVRAFKSIDSSPIFFKRAKGAYLWDEDDNQYIDFVGSWGPMILGHADPSIEAALQAALVNGTSFGAPTRLENEMAAEVIKLVPSIELVRMVNSGTEAVMSAIRLARAYTTRDNPEQTKILKFKGCYHGHADALLVQAGSGVATLGLPDSPGVTKNATQDTILADYNSPEAVMEIFEKYKGQISAVILEPVMGNAGCILPKPGYLEFLREITIANNALLIFDEVMTGFRVALGGAQERFNVMPDLTTLGKVIGGGLPVGAYGGRREIMEMVAPAGPMYQAGTLSGNPLAMSAGLACLRKIQSPGFYDELERKARYLVDGMKRVIDAPLQTTVCGGMFGFAFSSEPIFNFADTAAVDLDRFKKFYLSMLEQRVYFAPSAFEAGFVSGAHSYEDLDRVIEACGLSAK